One segment of Ignavibacteria bacterium DNA contains the following:
- a CDS encoding adenylate kinase: MDGDLIHCTAGRLLVQPDVGFGLVQRVVVIGTSCAGKSTLAQRLATRVHTQCIDLDDLHWEPDWVEAPDEVFRSRVLAATASEQWIVAGNYKQVRDIVWSAADTVIWLDFSFIVVFTRMLRRTVRRIIRKEVLFAGNVEKAGMHLKVWSKESLIHWVVATHWKRRREFTNELSQNRYCHLTVLRFTRPQQVEQWMNCLTRH; encoded by the coding sequence ATGGATGGTGATCTCATTCATTGTACTGCCGGCAGACTTCTCGTTCAGCCGGATGTTGGGTTTGGACTAGTGCAACGCGTTGTTGTTATCGGTACATCGTGTGCCGGCAAGTCAACGCTTGCTCAACGCCTGGCCACACGTGTACATACGCAATGCATAGATCTCGACGATCTCCATTGGGAACCTGATTGGGTAGAAGCTCCCGACGAGGTATTCCGATCGCGAGTACTTGCGGCCACTGCAAGCGAGCAATGGATCGTTGCCGGTAACTACAAGCAAGTTCGAGACATCGTGTGGTCTGCAGCAGACACCGTTATCTGGCTCGACTTTTCATTCATCGTCGTGTTTACAAGGATGCTGCGAAGGACAGTGCGAAGGATCATACGAAAGGAAGTTCTTTTCGCTGGAAACGTGGAGAAGGCAGGAATGCATCTCAAGGTGTGGTCGAAGGAATCTTTGATCCACTGGGTTGTCGCAACGCACTGGAAACGAAGAAGAGAGTTTACCAATGAGTTATCACAGAATCGGTACTGCCACCTCACTGTTCTGCGTTTTACACGACCACAGCAGGTAGAGCAATGGATGAATTGCTTGACACGTCACTAA